In Cryptomeria japonica chromosome 10, Sugi_1.0, whole genome shotgun sequence, a genomic segment contains:
- the LOC131061716 gene encoding laccase-12 produces the protein MMIMSKCHSLRFLLVVSTFIVLLNNLARASVHHYTFIIEETPITKLCQTHNKITVNGQFPGPTLHVRNGDTLIVKTYNRAKYNATIHWHGVRQIRTAWADGTGYITQCPIQPHGRFTYKFTIIGQEGTLWWHAHVRWLRATLNGAIVIYPKLGSPYPFPQPSAEIPVVLGEWWNADAEVVERQALITGGRPNLSDAFTINGQPGDLYPCSTPGTFNLLVQQGRTYLLRIVNAALNDHLFFKIASHSFTVVSVDGSYTKPYTTDVMMISPGQTTDVLLTANQAPGKYYMAARAYTTQTAGNFDNTTTTAIVNYMGSPSSTTPILPQLPAYNDTATVTRFSRALRSLASQEHPVDVPQTINKRIYTTVGLGLVPCPAGMTCAGPNNTRLSASMNNVSFVLPNIAILQAYYFGINGVFTTDFPANPPVQFNYTGNNIPTSLWTPTFGTKVSVFNYNDTVEVVFQGTNIFVADNHPMHLHGYDFYVVGEGFGNYNAQTDPQSFNLVDPPLRNTFGVPVNGWAAIRFRADNPGVWFLHCHFDDHLSWGLTTVFVVNNGPGYLATLEPPPPDLPQC, from the exons ATGATGATAATGTCGAAGTGTCATTCACTAAGGTTTCTACTGGTGGTCAGTACATTCATTGTGCTCCTCAATAATCTAGCAAGGGCAAGCGTTCATCACTATACATTCATT ATTGAAGAGACACCCATTACAAAGCTATGCCAGACACATAACAAAATCACAGTGAATGGACAGTTTCCTGGTCCAACTCTGCATGTACGCAATGGCGATACTCTTATCGTTAAAACATATAACAGAGCCAAGTACAATGCCACCATCCACTG GCATGGAGTGCGGCAGATTCGCACAGCGTGGGCCGATGGAACTGGGTATATTACTCAGTGTCCCATTCAGCCGCACGGCCGTTTTACATACAAATTCACCATTATCGGACAGGAAGGAACCTTGTGGTGGCACGCCCATGTAAGGTGGCTCCGTGCAACACTTAATGGAGCAATAGTCATTTATCCCAAACTGGGAAGTCCTTATCCCTTTCCACAACCCTCTGCTGAGATTCCTGTTGTGCTTG GGGAGTGGTGGAACGCTGATGCCGAGGTAGTGGAACGTCAAGCGTTGATTACAGGTGGTAGACCGAATTTATCTGATGCATTTACCATCAATGGTCAACCAGGAGATCTCTATCCTTGTTCGACACCTG GAACATTCAATCTGCTTGTACAACAGGGACGAACATATCTCTTACGTATCGTCAATGCTGCGCTCAATGACCACCTATTTTTCAAGATAGCATCACACAGTTTTACAGTGGTCTCTGTGGACGGTTCCTACACAAAACCTTACACAACAGATGTAATGATGATAAGCCCAGGCCAGACTACAGACGTTCTCCTCACAGCCAACCAAGCACCAGGCAAATACTACATGGCTGCCAGAGCATACACCACACAAACAGCAGGAAATTTCGATAACACCACAACAACCGCCATTGTAAACTACATGGGCTCTCCATCATCCACCACCCCAATCCTCCCTCAGCTTCCAGCCTACAATGACACTGCAACTGTGACTAGATTCAGCCGAGCACTACGAAGCCTAGCCTCACAGGAGCACCCGGTGGATGTTCCACAGACTATAAACAAGAGAATCTACACAACCGTAGGGCTGGGTTTAGTTCCATGTCCAGCCGGTATGACTTGTGCCGGGCCTAACAATACCAGACTATCTGCCAGCATGAACAATGTATCTTTTGTGCTGCCCAATATTGCGATATTGCAAGCTTATTACTTTGGCATTAATGGCGTCTTTACTACAGATTTTCCTGCAAATCCCCCAGTTCAGTTCAACTATACTGGCAACAATATCCCAACAAGTCTCTGGACGCCAACTTTTGGTACCAAAGTGAGTGTGTTCAATTATAATGATACAGTTGAGGTGGTGTTCCAAGGAACGAATATCTTCGTTGCAGATAACCATCCAATGCATCTTCATGGTTATGATTTTTATGTGGTGGGAGAGGGCTTTGGTAACTACAATGCTCAAACAGATCCTCAATCATTCAATTTGGTCGATCCCCCACTGCGGAACACTTTTGGGGTTCCTGTGAATGGGTGGGCTGCCATCAGATTTAGAGCTGACAATCCAG GTGTTTGGTTTCTTCATTGTCACTTTGATGATCATTTATCATGGGGATTGACTACGGTGTTTGTGGTGAACAACGGTCCTGGTTACTTGGCAACTTTGGAGCCTCCTCCTCCTGATCTTCCCCAATGCTAG